Proteins encoded in a region of the Nocardia asteroides genome:
- a CDS encoding YafY family transcriptional regulator, with translation MLETSARLLKLLALLQTHRDWTGAELAERLGVTGRTVRRDVDRLRELGYPVHATQGAAGYRLGAGAALPPLLLDDEEAVAVAVGLRGASAGTVTGLEEASLRALTKLEQVLPPRLRHRVRTLRGATLRVGAPGSDVRPDTLLAVAEACQRHERLRFDYRALDGAPSVRTVEPHTLVHFSRHWYLVAWDVGRADWRTFRADRITPRIPTGPRFAPREPPEGDVAAYLSMRLSTRAWPRQATVLLHGSAEYAADRVWPGMGVLEAVDDHSCRLLVGAETPEQLVWMITSVDLDFTLLAGPPELVEALRAQAARCERALRAFPAP, from the coding sequence ATGCTCGAAACGTCGGCTCGCCTGCTCAAACTGCTGGCCCTGCTGCAGACCCATCGCGACTGGACCGGCGCCGAACTGGCCGAACGGCTCGGCGTCACCGGGCGCACGGTGCGCCGCGACGTCGATCGGCTTCGGGAACTCGGCTACCCGGTCCACGCCACCCAGGGCGCCGCCGGATACCGCCTCGGCGCGGGGGCCGCGCTGCCGCCGCTGCTGCTCGACGACGAGGAAGCCGTCGCGGTGGCGGTGGGCCTGCGCGGCGCCTCCGCCGGCACCGTGACCGGGCTCGAGGAGGCGTCGCTGCGCGCGCTGACCAAGCTGGAACAGGTGCTGCCGCCCCGCTTGCGCCATCGGGTCCGCACGCTGCGCGGCGCCACCTTGCGCGTCGGCGCGCCCGGCAGCGACGTCCGGCCGGACACCCTCCTGGCCGTCGCTGAAGCGTGCCAGCGCCACGAACGGTTGCGGTTCGACTATCGCGCGCTCGACGGCGCGCCCAGTGTCCGCACCGTCGAGCCGCACACCCTCGTGCACTTCAGCAGACACTGGTACCTGGTCGCCTGGGACGTGGGCCGCGCCGACTGGCGCACCTTCCGTGCCGACCGGATCACCCCGCGGATCCCGACCGGTCCCCGATTCGCACCGCGGGAACCGCCGGAAGGCGATGTCGCGGCGTATCTTTCGATGCGGCTGTCCACCCGGGCCTGGCCGCGGCAGGCGACGGTACTGCTGCACGGCTCCGCGGAGTATGCCGCCGATCGTGTCTGGCCCGGGATGGGCGTGCTGGAGGCCGTCGACGACCACAGTTGCCGCCTGCTAGTGGGGGCGGAAACACCGGAGCAGTTGGTGTGGATGATCACCTCGGTCGATCTCGACTTCACACTGCTCGCCGGTCCGCCGGAACTCGTCGAAGCCCTGCGGGCCCAGGCCGCCCGATGCGAGCGAGCGCTGCGCGCCTTCCCCGCACCGTAG
- a CDS encoding epoxide hydrolase 1, with translation MTTDQDIRPFRIDIPQEKIDDLHRRLAGTPWPNDLPGAKWDKGMRVSYLRPLAEYWRTEFDWRAVEAKLNELPHFVTGIDGQQVHFLHVRSPEPDALPLVLNHGWPASFVEFLEVLGPLSDPRAHGGDPADAFHLVVPSLPGFAFSEVSPDPGAGSTERFAEVVAALMARLGYDRYGVQGGDAGYFIAARLGHIAREHLAGLHVNGPLTIPAWDSGDTDLWGGAEEAAAGEWSSAGAQAGYSQEDQAKLATLTGPESYARYDYATLQANRPQTLAIGIHDSPAGLLAWIADLFRQYTNPAIELPEDAVGRDALLTNVSLYWFTGTFASSLRLYSESAAWGALVRKSDVPTAAALFPGDLSIRKLAEDAHNIVRWTEFDRGGHFAAMEAPDLLTADVREFFRTRR, from the coding sequence ATGACTACCGACCAGGACATTCGCCCCTTCCGCATCGATATCCCGCAGGAGAAGATCGACGACCTGCATCGCCGCCTCGCCGGCACGCCATGGCCGAACGACCTGCCCGGCGCCAAGTGGGACAAGGGTATGCGGGTGTCCTATCTGCGTCCGCTGGCCGAGTACTGGCGCACCGAATTCGACTGGCGCGCCGTCGAAGCGAAGCTGAACGAACTGCCCCACTTCGTCACCGGCATCGACGGGCAGCAGGTGCACTTCCTGCACGTCCGCTCGCCGGAGCCGGATGCGCTGCCGTTGGTGCTCAACCACGGCTGGCCCGCGTCGTTCGTCGAGTTCCTGGAGGTGCTCGGACCGCTGAGCGATCCCCGCGCGCACGGTGGCGACCCGGCCGACGCGTTTCACCTGGTCGTGCCCTCACTGCCGGGCTTCGCGTTCTCCGAGGTGTCCCCGGACCCGGGTGCTGGCTCGACCGAGCGGTTCGCGGAGGTGGTCGCCGCGCTCATGGCGCGCCTCGGCTATGACCGCTACGGCGTGCAGGGCGGCGACGCGGGGTACTTCATCGCCGCTCGGTTGGGCCATATCGCCCGCGAGCACCTCGCGGGCCTGCACGTGAACGGTCCGCTCACGATCCCCGCGTGGGACAGCGGCGATACCGACTTGTGGGGCGGGGCGGAGGAGGCGGCTGCGGGCGAGTGGTCCTCGGCGGGTGCGCAGGCCGGGTACAGCCAGGAGGATCAGGCGAAGCTGGCCACGCTGACCGGCCCGGAGAGCTATGCCCGCTACGACTACGCGACGCTGCAAGCCAACCGTCCGCAGACGCTGGCGATCGGCATCCACGACTCGCCCGCCGGGCTGTTGGCCTGGATCGCCGACCTGTTCCGGCAGTACACGAATCCGGCGATCGAACTGCCCGAGGACGCGGTGGGCCGGGACGCGCTGCTGACCAATGTCAGCCTGTACTGGTTCACCGGAACCTTCGCCTCCTCGCTGCGGCTCTACAGCGAATCCGCGGCCTGGGGAGCGCTTGTGCGGAAGTCCGACGTGCCGACCGCGGCGGCGCTGTTCCCCGGTGACCTCTCGATCCGCAAACTCGCCGAAGACGCGCACAACATCGTCCGGTGGACCGAATTCGACCGCGGCGGGCATTTCGCGGCGATGGAAGCGCCGGACCTGCTGACCGCGGACGTCCGCGAGTTCTTCCGCACCCGGCGCTAG